A DNA window from Phycisphaerae bacterium contains the following coding sequences:
- a CDS encoding sigma-70 family RNA polymerase sigma factor: protein MKNSTTSNSRPNQTTVPAYPEHPELHSRRLRRAWLEEAEVLMRSGCELDARGEAVLFKAMHGCAFEAAAAQRRGRAVDLQHALERHQRIQEFLVDRNIGLVYEMRRRAHVVNVDSDDLNSEGFWTLVQSVLHFDPWRGYKFSTYACTSILRSYLLLAKKTRRRMGRFDLLKEEVDPRSMVAMLQSDLDTQEMVARLRKVLRENTARLTATERFVIERRMLHAPTEKAETLESIGEKFNLSKERVRQIQLLAIGKLRASMERFVGERREAVDGSSSPNGATPYHRRRGVSGGPDFAATSSGGAAAGAGPCCILAA from the coding sequence ATGAAGAACAGCACGACGTCAAACTCCAGGCCGAATCAGACGACGGTGCCAGCATACCCGGAACATCCCGAGCTGCACTCGAGGCGACTTCGCCGGGCATGGCTGGAAGAGGCGGAAGTCCTGATGCGTTCCGGGTGTGAGCTCGATGCCCGGGGGGAGGCGGTGCTGTTCAAGGCGATGCACGGCTGCGCGTTCGAAGCGGCTGCAGCACAGCGACGCGGGCGAGCGGTCGACCTGCAGCACGCCCTGGAGCGGCACCAGAGGATCCAGGAATTCCTTGTCGATCGGAACATCGGCCTGGTCTACGAAATGCGACGACGGGCGCACGTCGTCAATGTTGACTCGGACGACCTCAACAGCGAGGGATTCTGGACGCTGGTGCAGTCCGTTCTGCACTTTGACCCCTGGCGTGGGTACAAGTTCAGCACGTACGCCTGCACGTCCATCCTGCGTAGCTATCTGCTGCTGGCGAAGAAGACGCGTCGGCGGATGGGCCGGTTCGATCTGCTGAAGGAAGAGGTCGACCCACGATCGATGGTCGCGATGTTGCAGTCAGATCTTGATACCCAGGAGATGGTCGCCCGCCTGCGGAAGGTGCTCCGCGAGAACACCGCGCGACTCACCGCGACCGAGCGTTTCGTGATCGAAAGGCGGATGTTGCACGCACCGACCGAGAAGGCGGAGACGCTGGAATCGATCGGGGAGAAGTTCAACCTGAGCAAGGAGCGCGTGCGGCAGATTCAGCTACTGGCGATCGGCAAGCTCCGGGCGAGTATGGAGCGTTTCGTTGGAGAACGCAGGGAGGCCGTCGATGGCTCTTCATCGCCGAACGGCGCGACACCGTACCACCGCCGTCGGGGCGTATCTGGCGGGCCGGATTTCGCCGCGACCTCTTCAGGCGGTGCGGCCGCCGGCGCAGGACCTTGCTGCATTCTCGCGGCGTAG